In Magnetococcus sp. PR-3, a single window of DNA contains:
- the ffh gene encoding signal recognition particle protein: MFESLSDRLEATFKKLKGQGKLSEQNIKDALREVRIALLEADVNLTVVKSFISRVREKAVGVEVLKSLTPGQQVIKIVHDELVTVMGEANEGLNLAAQPPVVVMMAGLQGSGKTTSTAKLAKRLIDKEKKKCLLASLDVYRPAAMKQLQTVGGQVGATVLPSEPTENPRDIARRALEEAQKGGFDVLFLDTAGRLHVDEELMGELSDVAEIVTPTEILFVADSMTGQDAVTVAQSFDEKLSITGVLLSKTDGDARGGAALSIREVTGKPIKFLGTGEKLDGLEPFHPDRVASRILGMGDVVSLVETAMEKVDLEETVKLQEKLANKKAFTLEDFLTQMQQVQKMGSIGDLVGMIPGAKQAMKGKELDIDDNHIKRLEAIILSMTKKERKKHAIINASRKRRIAAGSGTSVQEVNKLLKQFAQTQKMMKKMGGMGGMGKMMKGMKGLPKIPGLGGGGGFPKMPF; this comes from the coding sequence ATGTTTGAATCCCTCTCCGACCGCCTTGAAGCCACCTTTAAAAAGCTTAAAGGCCAAGGCAAGCTCTCTGAACAGAATATCAAGGATGCACTGCGCGAGGTCCGTATTGCCTTACTGGAAGCGGATGTCAACCTGACCGTTGTAAAAAGCTTTATCAGCCGTGTGCGTGAAAAAGCGGTGGGTGTGGAGGTGCTGAAAAGCCTGACACCTGGTCAGCAAGTGATCAAGATTGTCCATGACGAGCTGGTCACCGTGATGGGGGAGGCCAACGAAGGTTTGAACTTGGCCGCTCAGCCTCCGGTGGTTGTGATGATGGCGGGCTTGCAGGGGTCGGGTAAAACCACCAGTACGGCTAAGTTGGCCAAACGTCTTATTGATAAAGAGAAGAAAAAATGTCTGCTGGCCTCGTTGGACGTCTACCGTCCTGCGGCGATGAAACAGTTGCAGACCGTTGGGGGGCAGGTTGGGGCGACAGTTTTACCCTCTGAGCCAACGGAAAACCCCCGTGATATCGCCCGGCGGGCCTTGGAAGAGGCGCAAAAGGGCGGCTTTGATGTGCTGTTCCTGGATACCGCCGGTCGTTTGCATGTTGATGAAGAGCTCATGGGTGAGCTCTCTGATGTCGCGGAGATCGTAACCCCGACGGAGATTCTTTTTGTCGCAGACTCTATGACCGGTCAGGATGCCGTCACGGTGGCGCAAAGCTTTGATGAAAAGCTTAGTATTACCGGTGTTCTGCTCTCTAAAACCGATGGTGATGCCCGTGGTGGTGCTGCGCTATCGATCCGGGAAGTGACCGGCAAACCCATTAAGTTCTTGGGTACTGGTGAGAAGCTGGATGGTCTTGAGCCTTTCCACCCTGACCGCGTGGCCTCACGTATTTTGGGTATGGGTGATGTGGTCTCCCTGGTTGAGACCGCCATGGAAAAGGTGGATCTGGAAGAGACCGTTAAACTGCAGGAAAAGCTGGCCAACAAAAAAGCGTTTACCCTGGAAGATTTTCTAACCCAGATGCAGCAAGTACAGAAGATGGGCTCGATTGGTGACCTGGTGGGTATGATCCCGGGCGCTAAGCAAGCGATGAAGGGTAAAGAGCTGGATATTGATGATAATCACATCAAACGGCTTGAGGCGATTATCCTTTCCATGACCAAAAAAGAGCGGAAGAAGCACGCCATTATCAACGCTTCGCGTAAGCGTCGTATTGCGGCGGGTTCTGGTACCTCGGTTCAGGAGGTCAATAAGCTGCTCAAGCAATTTGCCCAAACACAAAAGATGATGAAAAAAATGGGTGGTATGGGCGGTATGGGGAAAATGATGAAAGGGATGAAGGGGTTACCAAAAATTCCTGGTCTTGGTGGTGGGGGCGGTTTCCCGAAAATGCCTTTTTAA
- a CDS encoding Maf family protein yields MAKLTWVCRRFSPVNVILASTSRYRAQLLERLQLPFTQQAPVCDEKPVAGELPEQMARRLAQAKAMSVAKGLTQGVVIGSDQVATLEGAIAVGKPGGFEQAHAQLTAASGRGVTFYTGLTVIHVETGQEQSCVEPFRVVFRDLNDHMIHNYLHREAPYDCAGSFKVEGLGITLFERLEGDDPTALMGLPLIRLTRMLEAVGVEPLGMRDAT; encoded by the coding sequence ATGGCTAAATTGACCTGGGTTTGTAGGAGATTCTCGCCCGTGAATGTGATCCTGGCATCGACCTCCCGCTATCGTGCCCAGTTGTTGGAGCGGCTACAGCTGCCGTTTACCCAACAGGCACCGGTGTGTGATGAAAAACCTGTTGCCGGGGAGCTGCCCGAGCAGATGGCAAGGCGTTTGGCCCAAGCCAAGGCCATGTCGGTAGCTAAGGGTTTGACCCAAGGTGTGGTGATCGGTTCCGACCAAGTGGCGACCTTGGAGGGTGCCATCGCTGTTGGCAAACCGGGTGGGTTTGAACAAGCACACGCTCAACTGACCGCTGCATCGGGCCGTGGGGTTACCTTTTATACCGGTTTAACGGTTATCCATGTTGAAACAGGCCAGGAACAGAGCTGTGTTGAGCCCTTTCGGGTTGTTTTTCGTGATCTGAATGACCATATGATACATAACTACCTGCACCGTGAAGCACCCTATGACTGTGCTGGTAGTTTTAAGGTGGAAGGGTTGGGTATAACCCTGTTTGAGCGTTTGGAAGGGGATGACCCTACCGCGCTGATGGGGCTGCCTTTGATCCGCCTGACCCGCATGTTGGAGGCCGTGGGGGTTGAACCGTTGGGTATGCGTGATGCAACCTAA
- a CDS encoding tetratricopeptide repeat protein yields MYQAANQGYLPAILVMMKLYQQGLGVQKSARTALVWQKKAADLGHAASQYQMGMADLQKQNYSHAYKWIKLAALQGFKAALAELQSLNHTLSPQMQQRGNRLVSHWFNQRRHP; encoded by the coding sequence ATGTACCAAGCCGCCAACCAGGGTTACTTACCGGCCATACTGGTTATGATGAAGCTCTATCAACAAGGTTTGGGCGTACAAAAAAGCGCGCGTACAGCTTTAGTCTGGCAGAAGAAAGCCGCCGATTTGGGCCATGCCGCCAGTCAATATCAAATGGGGATGGCCGACCTACAGAAACAGAACTATAGCCATGCGTATAAGTGGATCAAACTGGCTGCACTGCAAGGGTTTAAAGCCGCTTTGGCTGAGTTGCAATCCTTAAATCATACCCTGAGCCCACAGATGCAGCAGCGCGGCAACCGTCTGGTATCTCACTGGTTCAATCAGCGCCGCCACCCTTGA
- a CDS encoding sulfurtransferase, translated as MSEQSSAGTDWPSGLFVKTDWLENNLQRDNLRIVQVGGENFYNRLHIPGAVMVGYNEITGYRDGVPGFRSESALLSKLFGKLGIGPDTQVVAYDASGGMDAARFIWTMHCMGHSQGYVLDGGMGAWYTEQRITDHQLPQIAPVEFAGVENLSWDADIDLMQQVAAGDVEMKVLDTRSEAEYEGQTIRGPRGHIPGAYHLEWTDALRGPQDPHLKEDAQLQAMLSKCGVDNPAQDEVVVYCQTAHRAAHTWAMLRHLGYGKVRLYDGSMAEWGLAGQAVVAGKSPR; from the coding sequence ATGTCTGAGCAAAGTTCGGCTGGTACTGACTGGCCTAGTGGTTTGTTTGTTAAGACCGATTGGTTAGAGAATAATCTACAGCGCGACAATCTGCGCATTGTGCAGGTTGGGGGTGAGAACTTTTATAACCGACTGCATATCCCTGGTGCGGTGATGGTGGGTTATAATGAGATTACCGGGTATCGGGATGGTGTGCCGGGTTTTCGTTCCGAGAGTGCGCTTTTGAGCAAGCTGTTTGGTAAGTTGGGTATTGGCCCAGACACCCAAGTGGTCGCTTATGATGCCAGTGGGGGGATGGATGCTGCCCGCTTTATCTGGACCATGCACTGCATGGGGCATAGCCAAGGGTATGTTCTGGATGGTGGAATGGGGGCTTGGTATACCGAGCAACGCATTACCGACCATCAATTGCCACAAATTGCGCCAGTGGAATTTGCCGGAGTAGAGAACCTGAGCTGGGATGCCGACATTGACCTGATGCAGCAGGTTGCAGCAGGAGATGTTGAGATGAAGGTGCTCGATACGCGTAGTGAAGCGGAGTATGAGGGGCAAACCATTCGTGGCCCCCGAGGTCATATTCCTGGTGCTTATCACCTGGAGTGGACAGACGCCCTGCGTGGCCCCCAGGATCCGCATTTAAAAGAGGATGCTCAGCTCCAGGCAATGTTGTCCAAATGTGGGGTGGATAACCCTGCACAGGATGAGGTGGTTGTCTACTGTCAGACCGCACACCGTGCCGCCCATACCTGGGCCATGCTGCGCCATTTAGGTTATGGAAAGGTACGTTTGTACGATGGTTCCATGGCCGAGTGGGGCTTGGCAGGGCAGGCAGTGGTCGCAGGCAAAAGCCCACGTTAA